The genomic DNA TCGAAGAAGAACTCGGTCTCACCCGACGAGTTCTTCTACGTCTACGGCATCGACACTCTGCGCCTCTACGAGATGTTCATGGGCCCACTCGATCAGGCGAAGCCGTGGACGACGCGGGACATCGTCGGCGTGACGAGGTTCCTGCAGCGGGTGTGGCGCAACTTTATCGACGCCGACACCGGCGAGCTCCTGGTCGTCGATGCCGAGCCGGACGACGGTCTCGCCCGGTCGATGCACCGGACCATCCGGGCGGTGACCGAGGACATGGAGCACCTGCGCTTCAACACCGCCATCGCCAGGCTGTTCGAGCTGAACAACGAGCTGGTCGCCCTGGACCGCGTACCGCGGACGGTGGCCGAAGCGTTCGTGCTGCTGCTCAGCCCGATCGCCCCGCACGTGGCCGAAGAGTTGTGGGAGCGGCTCGGTCACGACGGGTCGATCCTCGCCGCGTCGTGGCCGACCTTCGACCCCGATCTCGCCATGGACGAGACCGTGACCCTCGTCGTTCAGGTCAACGGCAAGGTGCGCGATCGCATCGAGGTCGATGCCGGGATCGACGAGGACGAAGCGACCCGACTCGCCCTCGCATCGGAGAAGGTCGCCGCCGCGCTCGGGGGCGCCGAGCCATCGCGGGTGATCGCACGACCTCCGAAGCTGGTGAACGTGGTCGTGGCGTGAGGAGGTCCGCCGCTGACCTGATTCGGGCCGGCGGCATCGATCCTCGCTCGCTCGCCGGTGTGCTGACCCGGGTGGATCCGGAACGGGTTCCGGTGCGGGCTGCACGCCGCTGGTTTCGGGTGTTCTGGGCGCCGTGGGTGACGGCCATGGCGCTCCCGTGGGGCATCTACCTCCATCCGAACCGACTCTCCGACGAGCCCGAGCGGCTGGGGCGATTGATGGTCCACGAGCTCACCCACATCGACCAATGGCGCCGTCTCGGTCCCATCGGCTGGTCGAGGGAGTACCTCGGTGGGTACCGGCGCGGCCGGCGCCGCGGGCTGTCGCGCCAGGAGGCGTACCGTGCCATCCCCCTCGAGGTGGAGGCGCGCGACATCGCCGATCGCCATGGATGAGCCTCGCCCGTGGCGGGTGAGGGACGCGGTGGCGGTGTTCGTAGCCGGTACGGCCGCGGCGACCGCCGCCTACCTGGCGGTCGGTGACGCCACGGTGCTCGCCGTCTTCGGCGTGATCATTCCCGCACAACTGGTCGGCATCGTCCTGGCCCTCGCCGCGCTTGCCCCGCGCCGGCAGCCGTGGCGGCAGTCCTTTCGCTGGTCGGCCCACTGGAGCGACCTCGTCGGACTGCCCATCGGCCTCGGGATCCAGGTGGTGCTCGCTCTCGTGGTGGCGTCGATCGCCCGTTCCGTGGACATCGAGATACCGACACAGGAGGTCATCGACTCGGCGGCGGCCGCCGCCACCTGGTTCGAGTGGACCCTGGTGGCCGTCGGCATCGTCGTCCTGGGACCGCTCGTGGAGGAGGTGCTCTTCCGCGGGGTGTTGTTGGGCGCACTGGAGCGGCGCTCCAGGTTCGTCGCGGTGTATGGCAGCGCCCTGCTGTTCGCCTCAGCACACGCGCTCGATTCCGCGGCGTGGCTCATGCTCCCGAGCCTGTTCGTTCTCGGCGTCGTCCTCGGGTACGAGGTGCTTCGGACCGGTCGACTGGGGCGCGTCGTCGCCATCCACGCCGGCTTCAACTTCCTGGCCCTGGTGGGGCTCATCGTCGACTGACCCGTACGGTCCCCCTTCCGTACGGGCCGGAGCGCTGATACAAGCTGGGACATGGATCGGTCCTGGCTCGCCGGAGCCTCCCTCGCCTCGCTCGCCGTCGTCGGGGCGTTGATCCTCTGGCCGTCACCGCAGGCCCCACCGGTGGTCGAACGGCTCACGACACCGGCTCGCACGGCGACGCCGGGGACGATCGTCGTCCATGTGTCGGGCGCCGTGGCACGGCCCGGGCTAATCGCGCTGCCGGAAGGAGCGCGGGTCGCCGATGCCATCGCCGCAGCAGGGGGTGCCCTGCCGTCGGCGTCGCTGACGGCACTCAACCTTGCTGCTCCGGTGGCCGGTGGCCATCGGGTCGTCGTGCCGGAGGAGGGAACGTCCCCCGGCGCCGCCGGTGGAACCGGAGGACCGATCTCGGTGAACCTCGCCACTGCAGACGAGCTGGAGGGACTGCCAGGCGTCGGCCCCGTGCTGGCCCAGCGGATCGTCGAGCATCGGGAGCGGTACGGACCGTTCGGGGTCGTCGAGGACCTGCTCGACGTCACCGGAATCGGGGAGGCGAAGCTGGCCGCGATCCGCGACCACATCACCGTGCCGTGACTCGCCGGGTCGCGGCGGTGCAGGATCTTCCCGCGGTGGTCGCCGCCTGCGGATCGGTGACCGGGGCGTTGGCGGCTCCGGTGTCGGCACTCGGGGTATCGATCGTCGGGGTCATCACGCTGGTGTGGTGCGTGAAGGCACGCCAGCGGCTGGTCGCTCTGGGTGCCGCCGCCTTCCTCGCCGGGGCGATGTCGGCAGTGGCGGCCCACGGGCGAATCGCCGGGACCCTGGAGGCGCCGCTGCCAGAAGGCCCGGTTCGCATCGTGGGGACCATCGTGTCGGCACCGGCGCGGGTCGTGATCGCCCCGGATCACCTGCTCGGTCCGTCGGGTTGGGAGCCGTGGCGTGGACCCAGGGTGCAGGTCGCCGGGCTGGAGGCAGCGGACGTCGGTGACCGCTTCGTCCTCTCCGGCGACCTCCGTCGTCGGCCCCGAGTGCAACTCGGGGGCCCGGTCGCCGGCGACCTCCGGGTGCTGGATGGGTGGCGACTCGCCCCTTCGGCCAATCCGGTCGTGGTGGCGGCGAATGCGCTGAGGTCGCGGGTCGAGTCCGGGCTGCGCCCGGTGGTGCATCGCCCCGAGGGGGCCCTTGTGTCGGGGTTCCTCATCGGTGATGTCCGCCGATTGCCACCCGACGACTACGAGGCGCTCCGTCTGGCCGGCTTGAGCCACTTCGTGGTCGTGTCGGGGAGCAACGTCGCCTTGTTCCTCGCAGCGCTCTGGCTGGCCACAGGGCCGCTCGGGTGGTCGCCACATCGAAGGATCGTGGTAGGTCTCGTCGGGGTCGTCGTGTTCGCCGTCGTCACCCGATGGGAGCCGTCCGTCCTGCGCGCCTCGGCCATGGCCGTTGCCGTGCTTGGCGCCCGCCTGGTCGGATGGCATGTCAGCGCGCTCCGGGCGCTGTCTCTGGCGGTCACGACGCTGGTCGTCGCCACGGGGAGCATCGTGTACGACGTGGGCTTTCAGTTGTCGGTGGCGGCCACCGCCGGCATCGTCCTCGGCGCGTCCCTGTGGGTGGGGCGCCGTCCGCTCTGGCTGTGGGCTTCGCTCGGGGCGTCGCTCTCCGCACAGGTGGCCGTGGCTCCCATCCTGCTTGGTCACTTCGGCTCGATCCCGATTGTGAGTCCCCTGACCAATCTCGTGTCGGCTCCCCTTGTCGCCGTGGCCACCATGACGGGTGGGGTCGGCGCCGTTGCGGGCGCATGGCCTCTCGTGGAGATCGCCGCGGCGGTGGCCGGTGTCGTCCTGGTGGTCGCCCGCGCCGGGGCCGAGGTGGGCCAGATCGGCTGGGTGGGTTTCCTCCTGTCGTTGGCCGTCCTGGGGGTGGCGTGGCGTCACCGGGGCCTACGCGGTCCGGTCGCCTTGATCTCGGTGGTGGCGGTGGGGCTGTCGTTGGTACCGGCGGGACCCCCGGACCGACCGGTGGTCCGGTTCCTCGACGTCGGGCAGGGTGACGCGACGCTGTTCCAAGGCCCCGGCGGCGAGACGATCCTCCTCGATGGTGGGTTGGATCCGCGGATCCTCCGATCCCACCTGCGCCAGCGAGGTGTCCGCCGGATCGATCTGCTCGTGATCACCCACCGTCATGCCGACCACTCGGCCGGCCTCGTGGGTATCACCCGTACCGTCCCGGTCGCCCGGGTCTGGCATCCCCCGCAACTCGGCGAGTCGTCGCCACTGGATGTGGTGGTCGACGAGGTCGTGGGCTCGGGGGCGCTCGCCGAGGTGCCGTCGGTGGGGGATCGGGTCGGTGTCGGCGAGTTCGAGATCACCGTGCTCGGCCCGCTCCGTCGCTACGCCTCTCCCAACGATGGATCGATCGTGCTGCTGGTAGAAGCGCGCGGGCACCGCGTCCTCATGACGGGGGACATCGAGGCGATCGCCCAGGCCGAGCTGGGCCCGATCTCCGCCGATGTGATGAAGGTTCCCCATCAGGGTGCGGCGACCTCGTCCCTGGAGTGGCTGAAGGCGAGCCGCCCGGCGGTGGCGGTGATCAGTGTCGGTCCCAACACCTTCGGGCATCCGAGCCAGGACGTGATCGGCGTACTCGAGGGTGCCGGCGCGGTGGTCCGGCGCACCGACCTGGAGGGAACGATCACGATCCTGCTCGACCGATCACCGGCGCTAGCGTCGGTGCCGTGAAGCGGTTTCATCTCGTTCAGGGTCGCAAAGAGGCATCGGCCGGCGAACGACATGACATGGTCGAGCGGGCTCATCGGATCCTCGCCGCTGCCGATGCGTCGTCGATCGACCGCTTCGACATTCCCGGCCGCGCCTCCGGGGAGCAGGCTGAGGAATCCGGGCTGCGGCCCGAGGTTGAGCGGCTGGTGCCAACCCTGCAGAGTGGATCACTGTTCGGTGGCATCGTCGGCGTCGTCGTGGTCGACGCGCAGAACCTGCTCAAGCACGAGGGTGAGGTGATCGCCGAGCTCCTGACGACCGTGGATCCGGAGCAGGTGGCGGTC from Acidimicrobiia bacterium includes the following:
- a CDS encoding type II CAAX endopeptidase family protein, with protein sequence MDEPRPWRVRDAVAVFVAGTAAATAAYLAVGDATVLAVFGVIIPAQLVGIVLALAALAPRRQPWRQSFRWSAHWSDLVGLPIGLGIQVVLALVVASIARSVDIEIPTQEVIDSAAAAATWFEWTLVAVGIVVLGPLVEEVLFRGVLLGALERRSRFVAVYGSALLFASAHALDSAAWLMLPSLFVLGVVLGYEVLRTGRLGRVVAIHAGFNFLALVGLIVD
- a CDS encoding ComEA family DNA-binding protein, translated to MDRSWLAGASLASLAVVGALILWPSPQAPPVVERLTTPARTATPGTIVVHVSGAVARPGLIALPEGARVADAIAAAGGALPSASLTALNLAAPVAGGHRVVVPEEGTSPGAAGGTGGPISVNLATADELEGLPGVGPVLAQRIVEHRERYGPFGVVEDLLDVTGIGEAKLAAIRDHITVP
- a CDS encoding ComEC/Rec2 family competence protein, whose translation is MTRRVAAVQDLPAVVAACGSVTGALAAPVSALGVSIVGVITLVWCVKARQRLVALGAAAFLAGAMSAVAAHGRIAGTLEAPLPEGPVRIVGTIVSAPARVVIAPDHLLGPSGWEPWRGPRVQVAGLEAADVGDRFVLSGDLRRRPRVQLGGPVAGDLRVLDGWRLAPSANPVVVAANALRSRVESGLRPVVHRPEGALVSGFLIGDVRRLPPDDYEALRLAGLSHFVVVSGSNVALFLAALWLATGPLGWSPHRRIVVGLVGVVVFAVVTRWEPSVLRASAMAVAVLGARLVGWHVSALRALSLAVTTLVVATGSIVYDVGFQLSVAATAGIVLGASLWVGRRPLWLWASLGASLSAQVAVAPILLGHFGSIPIVSPLTNLVSAPLVAVATMTGGVGAVAGAWPLVEIAAAVAGVVLVVARAGAEVGQIGWVGFLLSLAVLGVAWRHRGLRGPVALISVVAVGLSLVPAGPPDRPVVRFLDVGQGDATLFQGPGGETILLDGGLDPRILRSHLRQRGVRRIDLLVITHRHADHSAGLVGITRTVPVARVWHPPQLGESSPLDVVVDEVVGSGALAEVPSVGDRVGVGEFEITVLGPLRRYASPNDGSIVLLVEARGHRVLMTGDIEAIAQAELGPISADVMKVPHQGAATSSLEWLKASRPAVAVISVGPNTFGHPSQDVIGVLEGAGAVVRRTDLEGTITILLDRSPALASVP